The following proteins are encoded in a genomic region of Candidatus Thorarchaeota archaeon:
- a CDS encoding transcription initiation factor IIB — translation MSHKPAHSMKKGEEKEKVCSNCGGNDFYEDSKRGESICTNCGCVLSAHIMDTGPEWRAFTAEERNARARTGSPMSLTMADKGLATTISWGNRDANGRSIKGSRRAAIYRMRKWQIRTLAHSSQHRNLSLAMSEMDRLCSQLGIPRETKETAALIYRKALNKRLVRGRSIEGMVSAAIYLSCRIHKIPRQLDEMVGEARVNRKSLAHCVRLIIRHVDVHIPIPSANDLMPRISSDLGMSGKTVQTATKIINAAKKKGITAGKDPGGIAAASLYIAGIIEDDRRTQREIAKASNVTEVTVRNRYKELANDLNIRIRR, via the coding sequence ATGTCACATAAACCAGCACACAGTATGAAAAAAGGCGAAGAAAAGGAAAAGGTTTGCAGCAACTGTGGCGGTAACGATTTCTATGAAGATTCTAAGCGTGGTGAAAGCATCTGCACTAATTGTGGCTGTGTTTTATCCGCTCACATAATGGATACTGGCCCTGAGTGGAGAGCATTTACCGCGGAAGAGCGAAACGCACGAGCTCGAACAGGATCACCAATGAGTCTAACAATGGCAGACAAAGGACTCGCAACCACTATCAGTTGGGGCAACCGTGACGCTAACGGACGGTCAATCAAAGGCAGTAGGCGAGCTGCGATTTACAGAATGCGGAAATGGCAGATTCGCACGCTTGCTCATAGTTCTCAGCACCGAAATCTGAGTCTTGCTATGAGTGAGATGGACAGGCTCTGTTCCCAGCTTGGCATCCCTCGGGAAACCAAGGAGACTGCAGCCCTAATCTACAGAAAAGCCTTGAACAAGCGTCTTGTTAGGGGAAGAAGCATTGAAGGAATGGTATCTGCTGCCATCTACTTGTCTTGCAGAATACACAAGATTCCACGACAGCTTGATGAGATGGTCGGTGAAGCAAGGGTCAACAGAAAATCACTGGCCCACTGTGTCCGACTTATCATCAGACATGTGGATGTTCATATCCCGATTCCGTCAGCTAATGATTTGATGCCTCGTATTTCATCGGATTTGGGGATGAGTGGCAAAACGGTGCAGACAGCTACCAAGATTATCAATGCTGCCAAGAAGAAGGGGATAACCGCAGGTAAAGACCCAGGAGGTATTGCAGCAGCTTCATTGTACATTGCGGGTATTATTGAGGATGACCGGCGAACCCAGAGGGAAATTGCCAAAGCATCCAACGTAACCGAAGTTACAGTCCGCAATAGGTACAAGGAACTTGCTAACGACCTGAATATCAGGATTCGACGGTAA